A single Micromonospora luteifusca DNA region contains:
- a CDS encoding NUDIX hydrolase, giving the protein MIPRSRATGRALFYQAFYRLPLPVRRRLVRLAVPKYIVGAVTLVRDSEATGAGRLLMLRQPPGKGWSLPAGLLDRGEAPVVGAARELFEESGIRLPPSRLRPAVPNAIVHAKGWVDTVFETEVPASTTELTVDGAEVFEAAWHPLDDLPKLTWPTARLLAYYDIGPLAGQFPPPVPDDMP; this is encoded by the coding sequence ATGATCCCCCGCTCCCGCGCCACCGGTCGGGCCCTGTTCTACCAGGCCTTCTATCGCCTGCCGCTGCCGGTGCGTCGGCGCCTGGTTCGGCTGGCCGTGCCCAAGTACATCGTCGGGGCGGTCACTCTGGTCCGCGACTCCGAGGCGACTGGCGCGGGTCGGTTGCTGATGCTGCGCCAGCCACCCGGCAAGGGCTGGTCACTCCCCGCCGGCCTGCTGGACCGCGGCGAGGCCCCGGTGGTCGGCGCGGCCCGCGAGCTGTTCGAGGAATCCGGCATCCGGCTCCCCCCGTCCCGGCTGCGTCCGGCGGTGCCGAACGCGATCGTGCACGCCAAGGGCTGGGTGGACACGGTCTTCGAGACGGAGGTGCCGGCGTCCACCACCGAGCTGACGGTCGACGGCGCGGAGGTCTTCGAGGCCGCGTGGCACCCCCTGGACGACCTACCGAAGCTGACCTGGCCGACCGCCCGACTGCTCGCCTACTACGACATCGGGCCGCTGGCTGGGCAGTTCCCGCCACCGGTCCCCGACGACATGCCATGA